The following DNA comes from Edaphobacter lichenicola.
CCTGCACCCCTCCTTCTTGGAAACTGCCAAACGGGGACACGACGCCGGCAATGAAACCCGGCCTCGTCCTCTTCCCCGACTCCGCAACAGCAATCCCAGGACGCTACCGCTAGGGGCGGGCCTCCGGCCTCGACGTTTACGCCGTCGATTCACGCCAGACGCCGCAACAACCGCAACAGCCAAAGCCGCTAAGGAGCTTCGCTCCCCGCGCGTGCAAGGGGTTTCCCGCAGTCTTCCGCGCTGCGCTTGTGCAGACCTTCGCTGCGCTTGCCCTAGCGTCTCCGCCTTCAGCTCCGCCGACAAGGATGGGTGATTCCCCTCCCCTTGCGCTTGCTACCCACACCCGGATGGCCGGGGGCCAAGGCGTGTCTGTGAGAACAGCCACAGCCAAACCATTCAAGAGCCAAGGAGCAACAAACATGAGTAACGACAGAGCACAGGAACTCACCGCAAAGATCAACGAATCTATCACCGCACTATGCGCCGAGACCGACGCTGCGAAGCAGTCAGAAATCTATCTCGCGTGGTTGTCCACCGTGAGCCGCTTTTACAAATATTCCTTCGGTAATTGCCTTCTCATCTGGACGCAAGCGCCAGAGGCAACCCGCGTTGCCGGGTTCAACACTTGGAAATCATTAGGCCGATTTGTGAAGAAGGGCGAGACCGGCATCCGCATTCTTGCTCCCATCGTTCGTAAGGTGGACGAGGAGAAAGACGGCACCACGGAGAAGGTATCCCGGCCCTTTGGTTTCCGTTCCGTGTCGGTCTTCGCTCAGGAACAGACGGACGGCCAACCACTCCCCGAACTGAACACCAACGCCACAGAAGGAGGTGAAACCCTTCTCCCGCTGTTGGAGAAGGCAGCGGCCCACCTCAACATCACGCTCGTTTACAAGGCTATCGCCGGTAACGCAGAAGGCTATAGCAAGGGCGGATTGATCGAGATCGAGGAGACGTTAGACACCCCCGCACGTTGCGGAGTAATCGCCCATGAAATCGGCCACGAATTGATGCACCGAACCAACCGCGAGGGCACCACACGTCAGCAGAGAGAGCTTGAGGCCGAGTCCGTATCCTATGCGGTCCTCGCTCACTTCGGCATCCACTCCGAAAGCCGCTTCTATCTTGCAACCTATGACGTAACCGCCGAGATGCTGACCGCTTCCCTTCAGACCATCGGCACTGCTGCGAAGAAGATTATCAGCATGATTGAGGACTCAGGCGAACAGATCGAGGAGGGCGAGGGCGAACAGCCCCCCGCCCCGCTCGCCATCCCCGCCTAGACGCGCTCCCTGCCCGCGAGCAAACGCGGCGACCCTTCCCACCAAGGGAAAGGGTCGCCCAAACCCCTTTTGCCGGGGCCGTTCCCTCCCCGGCGCCCCTCCCACCGTGAAATACATTTGAAGGGTGACGTCGATGGACAAGACCGAATCCACAGTTCGCAACATGCTCACAGCTATTGAGGCGCCGCTCTACGATATCGGTGTCCTGAGTGATCGCGGGATGCTTCCCGGCCTCGACGGCATTCCCGCCGCGGCGGTGCTCGACCGGCTTTCGCTACTCAAGTATCGCAACGTTCGCGGCTCCCATATCTATATCCGTCCTTCAGGTGAGCATCGTTTCACCGTACTTGACGACCTCAACGAGGCCACGCTCGCGCGGCTCGCGGCGGATGGCTTCAATCCTTGCGCAGTTGTTGAGACAAGTGCCGGCAACTTCCAAGCCTGGTTGAAGCACCCCGATGTGTTTCCAAAACTCATCGGAACTTTCGCCGCACAGACGCTTGCCGGACGATACGATGCCGATCCAAGCGCGGCGGACTGGAGGCGGTTCGGGCGGCTCCCCGGCTTCACGAATTGCAAACCCAAGTACCGCAAGCCCGATGGTCTATTCCCTTTCGTTCGGCTCAAGAGTAATAGTGGCGAGCAGTATCCGATGGCAGAGGCCTTCGTACAGGAAATCACGAAACTCTATGAAGAACGAGAACAGGAGCGAGAGGACCGACGCATACAGGCGTCTCTTTCTCCCCAACGGGGACCGAGGTTATCGAATCTGTCTCTCGAACGCTTCCGTACCTCCACCAAGTACCAGGACCGGCCCGCCGCTGCTGACATTGCCTTCTGTGTCGCCGCTTATGCCAATGGCATGACCGGAGACCGTATCGAACGCGCCCTTGAAGACGACTATCTATCGCGCGATCCCAGCACTTCAAAGCGAGCTGCCTACATCCGGAGAACTATGGAGAAGGCGAGGAGATGGGCCGAGCGATAGCATCCTTGCTTCAAGTCCCGTTGTCGTTCTTCCCCTGTTGTATTGTGATTGACTCTTCGAGTTTCTGAGCTGGCTTTTGCAACTAGCGTCATGAGGGAAGGCCGTTGAACAGGGTGGCTCCCTTCCGGTTTGCCTTTCTATCTGCGTTCAGCGTGCCGCGCTCAAAGCACCCCCGCCCTTCGGACGCACGCTCTCCTTCCCAAAAATCCGCTACGCGCCTCTGCAAGGTGCGGACTCCTTACCCCAGGCAAGCTGTGGTCCCCTTCCGCAGATTCCGTCCAGTCGCCGAGGGAGTGGGTCGCGACGGCACACCCGTTGGGCAAGCATGTACCGCAGACAGCGGACAACCCAAAAGAAACGGAGCCAAACACCATGTTCAACAAAGTCATTCTCATCGGCCGCCTCGGACAGAACGCAGAAGCCAAAACCGCTCAGAACAACAAAGAGTACGTCATCCTCAACATCGCAACCCAGGAGAGCTGGAAGAACGACAAAGGCGACTACGAAACCCGCACCGAATGGCATCGCGTCTATGCGTGGAGGAATCTCTCGAAATTCGCCAAAACTCTCCAGAAGGGGCAGCTCATCACTCTTGAAGGCACCTTGCGGTATCGCGAGGTCGAGGATGAGATTGAGGGCACCACGTTCAAGCACCGGATCGCGGAGATCCACGCCATCAGCATGAAGCGACTCTCGAAGATCGAGACCGCTGATGATCCAGCAGACGGAGCCGGCGACGAGTAATCGCCGGCTTTCAGGTGGATGAGACAGAAAAAGTCTCATCCACCATTTGTTGTCAACATAGAGGCTGTCAGTGAGATCGAGTAGACTCAGATCGTCTCAGTGTCAGCGTTGCTTGTTTTGCACCATTGCATCAACCGAGAATCATTCCTGGCGGCATGGGCGTTTATGGGGACTCTCTGCGTCAGACTGACACGACCTGCAAGACGTGCGATGATCTGCTTGCCCACCAGAGCCTTACCGTCGACTGCTACGTCAGTTGAGACGTGCGGTTTTTGACGGTGGTCAGCATCCAGATATCTCGAAGGTCGTCTTTTAGACGAGGCGAAGGTAAAGCGAATATGAAACAATGCTGCAGAGGTCGCCGGTTTCGATGAGCAACGTAAACGTCAGCAGGGTTATCGAGAATATTCGTGGCGTCACAACGGTCTACACCGCGATCGTCGAAGTCATCGTGAACGCCATACAGGCAACCGAGCAAAATAGCTCTCAGGCCGGAGAAGTAAAGATTAGGGCAATACGAAGCGCTCAATTGGAAGCCGATGGGAGCCTTCCCGACATCACAGGGTTTGAGATCCAGGATAACGGAATTGGGTTTACAAAAGAAAACCGCGATTCGTTCGACACACTTTATACAGACCTGAAGATTAGCGACGGAGGAAAAGGGTTCGGGCGCTTTATCTGTCTCAAATATTTCGACCGTCTCCAGGTGGAGAGCGATTACAAGGCGCAGGATAGCTTCTTTCATCGTTCGTTCCGGATGGGCAAAGGCAAAGAGATCATCGTTGATGAATCGAACGGTCCGTCCAAAGCCTCGGCGTCCAGAACAATTGTCCGCCTCGAGTGGATCAAGAAGATGAAGTCGCTTGATAAGCGGCTGGAGACCATCGCTCGGAATCTCGCCGAGAAGCTCCTGCCGTATTTCATCACTGCCAACTACAACTGCCCCAAGATTGTTCTGTCAGAACTGGACGATTCTGACGCGGTGGTGCTTAACGACTTTGTCAGCAATCAGATTTCATCCGTGATTCAGGAGATCCCGCTCACGAAAGATTCCTTCGAGCTGACGTTCGACGAGACTATAGAACAGTTCCACATTCGACTTTTCAAGTTCTTCTTTCCAAAAAACCTTAAGAGCCGCATCAGCCTCGTCGCTCATAAACGTGAAGTTTCCTCTTCCGTGCTGCATGGATACATCCCTGAATTTTCAGAAGACTTCTATGAAAGGACACCCGGCCCTGACGGAGGTGCTGCAAGAAACTACATCGTCAAAGCATATGTTTTTGGCCGGTTCCTCGATCGCCATGTATCTCTGGAACGTGGGAGCTTCGATTTATCTGCTGGCGGGGAACCGCTTTACAAGATCACTCAAGACGACATAGAAACGTCAGCCGCGGAAATTGCAAAAGAGGCACTCGGTTCCGATATTTTGATCCGTCAGCAGAAGAAGCAAGAGGATGTACAGACATATGTTGACGACCTGGCCCCGTGGCATAAATATGTCGTTAAATCCCTCGACTTGACGAGCATGCCGTACAACCCCTCCGCAGAAGAAATAGAGATGCGTCTACAGAGGGAGAAATATCGACATGAAGTACAACTGCGCAAGGATGTCGATCAGATTCTTGCGGGAGCAGCCCTCGGAGACTTGCGACCAAATGTTGCCCGAGTAGTCGAAGCAATTTCTGAATCAGGCAAGAACGATTTGGTGCATTACATTGCGTTGCGCCGAAACATACTAGAACTCTTTGGCAAGAGTCTTGAGCTCGATGACGGCGGCGCATATCAGAGCGAAGGCTTGGTGCACGACATTATTTTCCCCCGTAAGGGTGACACTGAAATAACGGCCTTTAATGATCACAATCTTTGGATCATCGACGAGCGGCTGAATTTTTCGAGCTACGTCTCGTCGGACATTCCGCTAAACGGCGGAAAGTCAGAACGCCCCGATCTGGCTGTGTACGACAAAAGAATTTTGTTCCGCGGCGACAACGAGGCCAGTAATCCGATCACTATCTTCGAATTTAAGAAACCACAGCGAGACGACTTTGTTAACCCATCGTCCAAAGACGATCCTATACAGCAGATAATTCGGTACGTGAATAGCATTCGAGACGGCAAATATAAAACGCCGAAGGGTAAGAAAATGTTGGTCGAAACGAATACACCGTTTTATGGTTACGTGGTCTGCGATCTCACCAGCAAAGTAGAAGAGTGGTTATTGCGCGAGAAGAATTTCAAAGTGATGCCGGACCGTCTCGGTTGGTTTCTCTGGTATGAAAACATCAATCTATACATCGAGGTCTTGTCTTGGGACAAAATCCTTCGGGACGCAAGGCTTCGAAACCGTATCTTCTTCCACAAGTTGGGCATCTCATAGCTCTCGAGCCGAATTGCCTTATCCGCTCCAACGCATCACTGTCTAACTCCTTCCAAGTACCGATTAGTCGGCCAGTGTCCACGGATGTCTCCGCTCCATCGACCGCTGCGCGCCCTATTCCTGCCCACAACGTCCGCCCGAAGAACAACTGCCAAAGCAATCCCTGCGTTTCACGCTGATGCAAGGAAACCAAGCCTGCTGAGGGACTCCGTCCCTGGCGCGCGTCAAGAGGCACCCCAATCTTCCGCGCTTCGCTTGTGCAGACCTCCGCTGCGCTACGCCCCCTCCACTCCGCTGATCGCTCCGTTTCAAGGGTGGGGAACCCCACCTCTTGCGCTTGCCGCCCCTGCTGGCGTGGGCCAGGGCCAAGGCGTGTTTGTTGGCAAACACAGCACGGCCATTCAAAAACGGAGGAACTACCCCATGACTTACACCGCGACATACTCACCAGAAGACAACAAACTCAGGCTATACAGCTCCACGCGCCTAGACCGCGAGTTATACGCCCGCGTGAGGGGCGCAGGTTTCATCTATGCGCCGAAACAGGAGCTTTTCGTTGCGCCGATGTGGACACCCGAACGCGAAGACCTCCTCATCGAATTGTGCGGCGAGATTGACGACGAAGACACAAGCCTAGTCGAGCGTGCTGAGGAGCGAGCAGACCGCTTTGTCGATTACAAAGATAAGCGCATTGGCGACGCAGAACGCGCACAAGAAGCCGTTTCACGCATCGCTGACAATATCCCGCTGGGTCAACCTATTCTTATCGGCCACCACAGCGAACGCCACGCCCGCAAGGACGCCGAGCGGATCGAGAACGGGATGCGTAAGACCGTCAAGATGTGGCACACGGCGAAGTATTGGGAAGACCGCGCCAAAGGCGCACTGAGACATGCAAAGTACAAAGAGCTTCCCGGTGTGCGGCATCGCCGCATCAAGGGACTTGAAGCCGATCTTCGCCGATATCAGAACTCTTTCACCCCCGACCCGAAGACCAAGCCCCAAATGTGGGACGGCGAAGAGCACGTCTGGATAACCAACGGGAGCCGTGGCGGACGCTGGGCGAAGTCGAGTAGCTTACCGGCCATTGAGCAGCAG
Coding sequences within:
- a CDS encoding ArdC-like ssDNA-binding domain-containing protein, with product MSNDRAQELTAKINESITALCAETDAAKQSEIYLAWLSTVSRFYKYSFGNCLLIWTQAPEATRVAGFNTWKSLGRFVKKGETGIRILAPIVRKVDEEKDGTTEKVSRPFGFRSVSVFAQEQTDGQPLPELNTNATEGGETLLPLLEKAAAHLNITLVYKAIAGNAEGYSKGGLIEIEETLDTPARCGVIAHEIGHELMHRTNREGTTRQQRELEAESVSYAVLAHFGIHSESRFYLATYDVTAEMLTASLQTIGTAAKKIISMIEDSGEQIEEGEGEQPPAPLAIPA
- a CDS encoding ATP-binding protein encodes the protein MSNVNVSRVIENIRGVTTVYTAIVEVIVNAIQATEQNSSQAGEVKIRAIRSAQLEADGSLPDITGFEIQDNGIGFTKENRDSFDTLYTDLKISDGGKGFGRFICLKYFDRLQVESDYKAQDSFFHRSFRMGKGKEIIVDESNGPSKASASRTIVRLEWIKKMKSLDKRLETIARNLAEKLLPYFITANYNCPKIVLSELDDSDAVVLNDFVSNQISSVIQEIPLTKDSFELTFDETIEQFHIRLFKFFFPKNLKSRISLVAHKREVSSSVLHGYIPEFSEDFYERTPGPDGGAARNYIVKAYVFGRFLDRHVSLERGSFDLSAGGEPLYKITQDDIETSAAEIAKEALGSDILIRQQKKQEDVQTYVDDLAPWHKYVVKSLDLTSMPYNPSAEEIEMRLQREKYRHEVQLRKDVDQILAGAALGDLRPNVARVVEAISESGKNDLVHYIALRRNILELFGKSLELDDGGAYQSEGLVHDIIFPRKGDTEITAFNDHNLWIIDERLNFSSYVSSDIPLNGGKSERPDLAVYDKRILFRGDNEASNPITIFEFKKPQRDDFVNPSSKDDPIQQIIRYVNSIRDGKYKTPKGKKMLVETNTPFYGYVVCDLTSKVEEWLLREKNFKVMPDRLGWFLWYENINLYIEVLSWDKILRDARLRNRIFFHKLGIS
- a CDS encoding RepB family DNA primase, with protein sequence MDKTESTVRNMLTAIEAPLYDIGVLSDRGMLPGLDGIPAAAVLDRLSLLKYRNVRGSHIYIRPSGEHRFTVLDDLNEATLARLAADGFNPCAVVETSAGNFQAWLKHPDVFPKLIGTFAAQTLAGRYDADPSAADWRRFGRLPGFTNCKPKYRKPDGLFPFVRLKSNSGEQYPMAEAFVQEITKLYEEREQEREDRRIQASLSPQRGPRLSNLSLERFRTSTKYQDRPAAADIAFCVAAYANGMTGDRIERALEDDYLSRDPSTSKRAAYIRRTMEKARRWAER
- a CDS encoding single-stranded DNA-binding protein — translated: MFNKVILIGRLGQNAEAKTAQNNKEYVILNIATQESWKNDKGDYETRTEWHRVYAWRNLSKFAKTLQKGQLITLEGTLRYREVEDEIEGTTFKHRIAEIHAISMKRLSKIETADDPADGAGDE